The following are encoded together in the Proteiniphilum saccharofermentans genome:
- a CDS encoding glycoside hydrolase family 2 protein: MKKIILLCVSLLTFLSYGQQTESLYLSGTGSDNTVLWDFFCTAGRKSGEWAKIPVPSNWEFEGFGQFTYGHDKERINETGLYRHSFVLPEIWKGKQINIVFEGVMTDTEVKVNGQVAGEIHQGGFYCFKYDITDLLKFGEDNLLEVTVHKSSSNESVENAERKSDFWVYGGIYRPVWLEVLPKEHIDRVAIDARCDGIFQMDVFLSDNIGNAQVTAQVKTLEGKLFGNAITANTDKSGITRLSAEFDNPKLWSSEFPNRYQVEVSLIKNGKNVHNITEKFGFRTAELRPGDGFYINGSRIKFKGVNRHTHWPTTGRATSYSISLMDALLIKEMNMNAVRMSHYPPDRHFLDICDSLGLYVIDELTGWQSMYDTEVGKKLVRELVVRDVNHPSIVMWANGNEGGFNFDLVPEYPKFDIQKRHVFHPWLEEEYTNTYHYPAYGVGTNFLFNGNKLFFPTEFMHGLYDGGHGAGLDDFWNLIQFNPLGAGGFLWDLVDQGVVRSDRDNEIDTDGNHAADGIVGPFREKEGSFYTIKEIWSPVYLEGTTFLPPSFDGVFRVQNRYHFTNLNQCSFTAKWINFDYLAGVKNELETDVSVADIPPGFNGLIKVSLPEDISDYDALSLTATDIYGREIHTWTRTITPASRYALRLIERENSIVKQEEQNGEIILSSKDVRLVIDRTSGIIRQIESNGQRLSLTNGPRYTNGNMALDELDKVVEDNLEKIRLSFRDENSSRPGRRNVITLSLLPSGWIEIDYSFDVGGYHDHIGITFDYPEDKVKHVKWLGNGPYRVWKNRMKGVSFNIWEKEYNNTITGESWEYPEFKGFHSNLYAADLATDEGILRIVAASEDLFLHLFTPDNPVKRNNDNTLGVFPDGQLSILNAISPVGTKFKQAKELGPQSRQNYFLSSGHAEPLRGKVYLKFIP; this comes from the coding sequence ATGAAGAAGATCATTTTATTGTGTGTAAGTTTACTGACTTTTTTGTCTTATGGACAGCAGACAGAATCCCTGTATCTGTCCGGTACGGGAAGTGACAATACCGTCTTATGGGATTTTTTCTGTACGGCAGGACGCAAAAGCGGGGAATGGGCTAAGATCCCGGTTCCCTCTAATTGGGAGTTCGAAGGTTTTGGCCAGTTTACTTATGGACATGATAAGGAACGCATCAATGAGACTGGCCTGTATCGCCATTCATTTGTGTTACCCGAGATATGGAAAGGGAAACAAATTAATATCGTATTTGAAGGTGTGATGACAGATACCGAGGTGAAGGTAAACGGGCAAGTTGCCGGAGAAATTCACCAAGGAGGTTTTTATTGTTTTAAATATGATATTACAGATTTACTGAAATTTGGTGAAGATAATCTTCTGGAGGTTACTGTTCACAAATCATCTTCGAATGAGTCTGTAGAAAATGCTGAACGAAAGTCCGATTTCTGGGTATATGGAGGAATATACCGCCCGGTATGGTTAGAGGTGCTCCCGAAGGAGCATATTGACCGGGTTGCCATTGATGCCCGATGTGATGGAATTTTTCAAATGGATGTTTTCCTTAGCGATAATATAGGGAATGCGCAGGTAACGGCTCAGGTAAAAACGCTGGAGGGTAAATTATTTGGGAATGCCATCACTGCTAATACGGACAAATCCGGCATAACCCGTTTATCCGCAGAATTTGATAATCCTAAATTGTGGTCATCCGAGTTTCCGAACAGATACCAGGTAGAAGTATCTTTGATTAAGAATGGAAAAAACGTACACAATATTACAGAAAAATTTGGTTTTCGCACTGCAGAGTTGCGTCCGGGTGATGGTTTCTATATAAACGGGAGCAGGATAAAGTTTAAAGGAGTCAACAGGCATACACACTGGCCTACCACAGGCAGGGCTACCAGCTATTCCATCAGTTTAATGGATGCCCTTCTGATAAAGGAGATGAACATGAATGCTGTCAGAATGTCGCATTACCCTCCCGACCGGCATTTTCTTGATATATGTGATTCCTTGGGACTGTATGTCATTGATGAGCTTACCGGTTGGCAGTCCATGTATGACACTGAAGTTGGGAAGAAACTCGTCCGGGAATTAGTAGTCAGGGATGTGAATCATCCGAGTATTGTAATGTGGGCAAATGGCAATGAGGGAGGATTTAATTTCGATTTGGTGCCGGAATATCCTAAATTCGATATTCAAAAGAGGCATGTTTTCCACCCCTGGTTGGAGGAAGAATATACCAATACCTATCACTATCCTGCATACGGGGTAGGAACCAATTTTTTGTTCAATGGGAATAAATTGTTTTTTCCGACGGAGTTTATGCATGGATTATATGACGGTGGGCATGGTGCAGGATTGGATGATTTCTGGAACCTTATTCAATTCAATCCTTTGGGTGCCGGTGGATTTTTGTGGGATCTGGTAGATCAAGGTGTGGTTCGAAGTGATAGGGATAACGAGATAGATACCGATGGCAACCATGCTGCTGATGGTATTGTAGGGCCTTTTCGTGAAAAAGAGGGTAGTTTCTATACTATCAAAGAGATTTGGTCGCCCGTCTACCTGGAGGGGACCACATTCCTGCCTCCTTCGTTCGATGGTGTTTTCAGGGTACAGAATCGTTACCATTTTACAAACCTGAATCAATGTAGCTTTACGGCAAAATGGATCAATTTCGATTATCTTGCCGGTGTAAAGAACGAACTGGAGACGGATGTTTCCGTGGCAGATATCCCTCCGGGATTTAATGGGCTGATAAAAGTTTCGCTCCCGGAGGATATTTCCGATTATGACGCTTTGTCTTTGACCGCTACCGATATATATGGCAGGGAGATTCATACCTGGACGAGAACAATTACTCCTGCCTCCCGGTATGCCTTGAGATTAATTGAAAGAGAGAATAGTATTGTTAAGCAGGAGGAGCAGAATGGCGAAATTATATTGAGTAGTAAAGATGTCAGGCTTGTAATAGATCGAACGAGTGGAATTATCCGCCAGATTGAGAGCAATGGACAACGATTGTCCCTTACAAATGGACCCAGGTATACTAACGGAAATATGGCCCTGGATGAACTGGATAAAGTTGTGGAGGATAATCTGGAGAAAATACGACTGAGTTTTAGGGATGAAAACAGCAGCCGGCCGGGTAGGCGAAATGTGATTACGTTATCATTGCTACCTTCGGGATGGATTGAGATTGACTATTCATTTGATGTGGGAGGTTATCATGATCACATAGGGATCACATTTGATTATCCGGAAGATAAAGTAAAACATGTCAAATGGCTGGGGAACGGGCCTTACAGGGTTTGGAAAAACAGGATGAAAGGAGTCTCTTTCAATATCTGGGAAAAAGAGTATAACAATACCATTACCGGAGAGTCATGGGAATATCCTGAATTTAAAGGGTTTCATTCTAACCTGTATGCGGCAGACCTTGCCACGGATGAAGGGATCCTGCGGATAGTGGCAGCTTCTGAAGATTTGTTTCTCCATTTGTTCACTCCGGACAATCCGGTGAAGCGTAATAACGATAATACACTCGGAGTGTTCCCGGATGGGCAGCTGTCCATACTCAACGCAATCAGCCCGGTTGGAACGAAATTCAAACAGGCTAAAGAACTTGGGCCGCAGAGCCGGCAGAATTATTTTTTGAGTTCCGGACATGCTGAACCATTAAGGGGAAAAGTCTATCTGAAGTTTATTCCTTGA
- a CDS encoding RagB/SusD family nutrient uptake outer membrane protein → MKVKQAIFALVAILLCLNGCHDSFLEEKVYSNITPINFYKTEEDAKAALISVYNTLRHSNAFQRQIILAAEYPGEATWNNFSGEAWRTEMDQFTWTTSSTGFYQIWSQLYVTINRANTVLTYLDNIEFKTPGLKEKIIGETRFLRGLAYLYLIRFFENVPLKTEENMAEIESSNEGTSEAVWTLIFDDFEYAKNNLNPKNSGADVGRATAGAAQTMLAKAYLSYAGKPWNKSEYWSKAAQEAKSAIDNSAYGYDLEQDYERVFLLENEHGSEYIFSVEYESFMSQGWDWPTFTGIRSGDQIKLDGWSSLTVETEFFNSMATTDKRRSKTFVLSYQGINNPDRTYTYPESIAIPHYNKYIDRTDVGNGTADYALNHYITRFSDLLLMHSEAENELNGPTENALYGINRVRARAGLPLLKASDYTKETLREAIFQERLWELCQEGHVWFDMKRMNLMTTRIKKYKVEEKHYVFPVPQNELDANPNLVQNSLYK, encoded by the coding sequence ATGAAGGTTAAACAAGCAATATTCGCCTTAGTCGCCATTCTATTATGTTTGAATGGTTGTCATGACAGTTTTCTGGAAGAGAAAGTGTACAGCAATATTACCCCGATCAATTTTTATAAAACCGAGGAGGATGCCAAGGCAGCCTTGATCTCTGTCTATAATACTTTGCGTCACAGCAATGCTTTTCAGCGTCAGATCATACTGGCTGCGGAATATCCCGGGGAAGCAACATGGAATAACTTTTCCGGTGAAGCCTGGCGTACGGAAATGGATCAGTTTACATGGACAACCAGTTCTACCGGATTTTACCAAATATGGTCTCAATTATACGTTACTATCAATCGGGCAAATACAGTGCTTACTTATCTGGACAATATCGAGTTCAAAACTCCCGGTTTAAAAGAGAAGATAATTGGTGAGACACGTTTTCTCCGTGGACTTGCTTATCTTTATCTGATCCGTTTCTTTGAGAACGTGCCTCTCAAAACAGAAGAGAATATGGCTGAAATTGAAAGTTCAAATGAGGGAACAAGTGAAGCCGTCTGGACACTTATTTTTGATGATTTTGAATATGCCAAAAATAATCTGAACCCGAAGAATAGCGGTGCGGATGTGGGAAGGGCCACTGCAGGGGCAGCGCAGACCATGTTAGCCAAAGCCTATTTGTCATATGCGGGGAAACCCTGGAATAAATCGGAATATTGGAGTAAGGCGGCACAGGAAGCGAAATCGGCCATTGATAACAGTGCTTATGGTTATGACCTGGAACAAGATTATGAAAGAGTCTTCTTGTTAGAGAATGAACACGGTTCCGAGTATATTTTCAGTGTGGAGTATGAAAGTTTTATGTCACAAGGTTGGGACTGGCCCACTTTTACGGGCATCAGAAGCGGTGACCAGATTAAGTTGGATGGATGGTCGTCACTTACTGTAGAAACAGAGTTTTTCAACAGTATGGCGACAACAGATAAACGAAGGAGTAAAACTTTTGTCCTTTCTTACCAAGGGATAAACAATCCGGACAGAACTTATACATATCCGGAAAGTATAGCAATCCCTCACTATAATAAATATATCGACAGGACAGATGTTGGTAACGGTACGGCAGATTATGCCCTGAATCATTATATAACCAGATTCTCAGATCTGTTATTGATGCATTCTGAAGCTGAGAATGAATTGAATGGCCCCACTGAAAATGCGTTGTACGGAATTAACCGTGTACGGGCGAGAGCCGGTCTTCCTCTTTTAAAAGCGTCTGATTATACCAAGGAAACGCTTCGGGAAGCCATTTTCCAGGAGAGGTTATGGGAATTATGCCAGGAAGGTCATGTGTGGTTTGATATGAAACGGATGAATCTGATGACTACACGAATTAAAAAATACAAAGTAGAAGAGAAACATTATGTTTTTCCCGTTCCTCAGAATGAATTGGATGCTAATCCTAATTTAGTACAGAATAGCTTGTATAAATAG
- a CDS encoding glycoside hydrolase family 88/105 protein — MKKILFFIAGILLFLSCSMHKADSVFAPGTIRQTMNKVAEWQIKNPRHAPNDWTNGAFYAGLFAAWETTKSQTIYDAMMAMGNDSTQWRPYKRWYHADDIAICQTYIDLYRIEKHQEMIQPTIDTLAILFENPYPYKGIQVIKWWWCDALFMAPPVLAKLGTTLNDPTYYQYNDQYFKECYDLLYNKDEKLFARDLNYVIKGDTTDRWEANGQRIFWSRGNGWVMGGLARLLEELPEDYPERPFYEQLFKEMAGRVLSLQQEDGLWRASLLDPDSYPGGEVSGSGFFCYAFAWGVNNGLLDSKTYKPAIEKCWEALNNCVNEEGRVGWVQPIGADPRKNFDENSWEVYGTGAFLLAGSEVIKLR, encoded by the coding sequence ATGAAGAAAATTCTTTTTTTTATTGCAGGGATATTATTATTCCTATCTTGTAGTATGCATAAGGCAGATTCTGTTTTTGCCCCTGGGACGATCAGGCAGACAATGAACAAAGTGGCTGAGTGGCAAATTAAAAATCCACGCCATGCCCCGAATGACTGGACGAACGGAGCTTTTTATGCCGGGCTATTTGCCGCCTGGGAGACAACAAAATCGCAGACAATCTACGATGCAATGATGGCGATGGGAAATGATTCCACCCAATGGCGGCCATATAAACGCTGGTATCATGCAGATGATATTGCCATTTGTCAGACTTATATAGATTTGTACAGGATTGAAAAACACCAGGAGATGATTCAGCCTACCATTGACACTCTTGCGATTTTATTTGAGAATCCCTATCCGTATAAGGGAATTCAGGTAATCAAATGGTGGTGGTGCGATGCCTTGTTTATGGCTCCGCCGGTATTAGCGAAATTAGGAACGACGTTAAATGATCCGACCTATTATCAATATAATGATCAATATTTCAAAGAATGTTATGATTTGTTGTATAATAAGGATGAGAAACTTTTTGCCCGTGATTTGAATTATGTCATAAAAGGGGATACAACCGATCGCTGGGAAGCAAATGGGCAACGTATTTTCTGGTCCCGTGGTAATGGTTGGGTCATGGGAGGTCTGGCACGGCTTCTGGAGGAATTACCGGAGGATTATCCGGAGCGACCTTTCTATGAACAGCTATTCAAGGAAATGGCAGGACGTGTATTGTCTCTCCAGCAAGAGGATGGATTATGGAGAGCCAGTTTGCTTGATCCGGATTCCTATCCGGGTGGGGAAGTGAGTGGTTCAGGATTTTTCTGTTATGCGTTTGCCTGGGGGGTAAATAATGGTTTATTGGATAGTAAGACCTATAAACCTGCCATTGAGAAATGCTGGGAGGCTTTGAATAATTGTGTGAATGAAGAGGGTCGTGTAGGATGGGTACAGCCCATCGGGGCAGATCCCCGAAAGAACTTTGATGAAAACAGTTGGGAGGTGTATGGTACCGGAGCGTTTTTACTGGCGGGAAGCGAAGTGATTAAACTGCGTTAA
- a CDS encoding ATP-dependent Clp protease ATP-binding subunit yields MDSNFSQRVRDIMAYSREEAGRLQNNYIGPEHLMLGILRDGDGLAIQVLQDFDIDLHVLKDYIDSHVRATQEPYDGTNELVINKNTEKALKMSILEARLTKSRETDSEHILLALLKEKSTLINDILTQFQLDYSSAFLYIKSILDNRTEDGDSELPSAGANFTDDDDDDANEKYPFNPAGGQGSSSQTKSSGSDTPVLDNFGTDITRAALENRLDPVVGREKEIERIAQILSRRKKNNPVLIGDPGVGKSAIVDGLALRITQKKVSRALFDKRVIALDMASIVAGTKYRGQFEERIKAILNELSKNPNIILFIDEIHTIVGAGGAAGSLDAANMLKPALARGEIQCIGATTLDEYRKNIEKDGALERRFQKVIVDPTTPEETLQILRNIKERYEEHHNVRYTDEALQACVKLTDRYVSDRTFPDKAIDALDEAGARVHISNIVIPKTIEQLEEELKEVEQQKTDAVKAQKYELAASYRDKQRQLLLALEAEEERWQKEIKEKPEIVDEEKIAEVVAMISGVPVQRIAQAEGQRLLEMRDELKSKVIGQDEAVDKIVKAIQRNRVGLKDPNKPIGTFMFLGPTGVGKTHLAKKLAEFLFDSSENLIRIDMSEYMEKFNVSRLVGAPPGYVGYEEGGQLTEKVRRRPYSVVLLDEIEKAHPDVFNILLQILDEGHVTDSLGRKIDFKNTILIMTSNIGTRQLKDFGRGIGFNTNQDITDAEYSRNIIQKALNKAFAPEFLNRVDDIVMFDQLSKESIYKIIDLELKGLYKRIGDLGYNVVLSEPAKEFIANKGYDVQFGARPLKRAIQKYIEDEMAEMIIRTGMKEGETVLVDFDDENQKVIMKVKEKVE; encoded by the coding sequence ATGGATAGCAACTTTTCACAACGAGTCAGGGACATCATGGCTTACAGCCGTGAAGAAGCGGGAAGGCTCCAGAACAACTATATAGGGCCTGAACATCTTATGCTCGGCATCCTTCGCGATGGCGACGGCTTAGCTATTCAGGTACTCCAGGATTTCGATATAGATTTACATGTATTGAAAGATTATATCGACTCACATGTGCGTGCCACGCAGGAGCCTTATGATGGGACTAATGAACTCGTGATTAACAAGAATACGGAAAAAGCATTAAAAATGAGTATTCTGGAAGCGCGTCTTACCAAAAGCAGGGAAACCGATTCCGAACATATTTTGTTGGCGTTGCTGAAAGAAAAAAGTACTCTGATCAATGATATCCTCACACAATTTCAACTCGATTATTCAAGTGCATTTCTCTATATAAAGAGTATTCTTGATAACCGGACCGAAGATGGAGATAGTGAGCTGCCCTCTGCAGGAGCAAACTTCACCGACGATGATGATGATGACGCGAATGAAAAGTATCCGTTCAATCCGGCAGGGGGACAAGGTTCCTCTTCACAGACAAAAAGCAGTGGATCCGATACGCCGGTACTCGATAATTTCGGAACAGATATCACCCGTGCTGCATTGGAGAATCGCCTCGATCCAGTAGTAGGACGTGAGAAAGAGATTGAGCGTATTGCACAAATACTCAGCCGTCGCAAGAAAAACAATCCGGTACTCATCGGTGATCCCGGTGTGGGTAAATCGGCTATTGTGGACGGACTTGCCCTGCGTATCACGCAGAAGAAAGTCTCCAGGGCGCTATTCGACAAGCGGGTGATCGCACTTGATATGGCGTCAATCGTTGCGGGAACCAAATATCGTGGCCAGTTCGAAGAGCGTATTAAGGCAATATTGAACGAACTCTCAAAAAATCCGAATATCATCCTCTTCATCGATGAAATCCATACTATCGTAGGTGCCGGTGGTGCTGCCGGATCACTGGATGCCGCAAATATGCTGAAGCCGGCGCTGGCAAGGGGTGAGATACAATGTATAGGAGCTACTACCCTCGATGAATATAGGAAAAATATTGAGAAAGACGGTGCTTTGGAACGCCGATTCCAAAAAGTGATCGTAGATCCCACTACTCCCGAAGAAACGCTGCAGATACTGCGTAATATCAAGGAGCGATATGAAGAACATCACAATGTGCGCTATACCGACGAAGCACTACAGGCGTGCGTGAAACTAACGGACCGTTATGTTTCTGACCGGACTTTCCCCGACAAAGCGATCGATGCACTCGATGAAGCCGGTGCCCGGGTACATATTTCCAATATAGTGATACCAAAGACCATCGAACAACTCGAAGAGGAGTTGAAAGAGGTGGAACAGCAGAAAACCGACGCGGTAAAAGCGCAGAAATATGAGCTGGCAGCCAGCTATCGCGACAAACAACGCCAGTTGTTGTTGGCGCTTGAAGCGGAAGAGGAGCGCTGGCAAAAAGAGATCAAGGAAAAGCCGGAAATCGTGGATGAAGAAAAGATCGCCGAAGTGGTGGCAATGATCTCGGGTGTTCCGGTACAACGCATTGCACAGGCTGAAGGCCAGCGATTACTGGAAATGCGTGATGAGCTGAAGAGCAAGGTGATTGGCCAGGATGAAGCGGTGGACAAAATCGTGAAAGCCATCCAGCGGAACCGGGTAGGATTGAAAGATCCCAACAAACCCATCGGTACCTTTATGTTCCTCGGCCCTACAGGTGTAGGTAAAACCCATTTGGCAAAAAAACTGGCAGAGTTCCTGTTCGACTCATCCGAAAACCTTATCCGCATCGATATGAGCGAATACATGGAAAAATTCAATGTATCGCGTCTTGTGGGTGCGCCTCCGGGATATGTGGGATATGAAGAAGGCGGGCAACTGACCGAGAAAGTACGTCGTAGACCCTACTCTGTAGTACTGCTCGACGAGATTGAAAAAGCGCATCCCGACGTATTCAATATCCTGCTTCAGATTCTGGACGAAGGGCATGTGACCGACAGCCTTGGACGGAAGATCGATTTCAAGAATACAATCCTGATCATGACCTCCAATATCGGAACACGTCAGTTGAAAGATTTCGGCCGTGGTATCGGATTCAATACCAATCAGGATATAACCGATGCCGAGTATTCGCGCAACATCATCCAGAAGGCATTGAACAAAGCATTTGCTCCCGAATTTCTGAACAGGGTTGACGATATCGTGATGTTCGACCAGCTGAGCAAAGAGTCGATCTACAAGATCATCGACCTCGAGTTGAAAGGGCTTTACAAACGTATCGGAGACCTCGGATACAATGTTGTCCTCTCTGAACCGGCAAAGGAATTCATTGCCAACAAAGGATATGATGTACAGTTCGGAGCACGTCCGCTTAAACGCGCCATCCAGAAATACATCGAAGACGAAATGGCTGAGATGATTATCCGTACCGGCATGAAAGAAGGCGAAACCGTTCTGGTTGATTTTGACGATGAAAACCAGAAAGTGATAATGAAAGTAAAAGAAAAAGTGGAATAA
- a CDS encoding SDR family oxidoreductase, with product MEKIALVTGATSGIGEATALKLAENGFGVIITGRRQERLAVLKNKLEANGSHVLTLCFDVRDEEEVNTALKGLPPEWQNIGVLVNNAGLAAGFEPVQQGDSVDWNRMIDTNVKGLLYVTRFVSQGMIARKKGHIVNIGSIAGKEVYPNGNVYCATKHAVDALTKGIRFDLLPYNIKVTQICPGAVETEFSIVRFHGDKSRADKVYEGYECLVADDIAECIWFAVSRPPHVNVNDMLVMPTAQASASVFHKI from the coding sequence ATGGAAAAAATAGCATTGGTTACTGGGGCAACTTCCGGAATAGGGGAAGCTACAGCCCTTAAGCTTGCCGAAAATGGTTTTGGTGTGATAATTACCGGCAGGCGGCAGGAGAGATTGGCTGTATTGAAGAATAAACTCGAAGCGAACGGTTCCCATGTATTGACTCTCTGTTTCGATGTACGTGATGAAGAGGAAGTAAATACTGCCCTGAAAGGTCTGCCGCCGGAATGGCAAAATATAGGTGTATTGGTGAATAATGCAGGTTTGGCAGCAGGTTTTGAACCGGTGCAACAGGGAGACAGTGTTGATTGGAACCGGATGATCGATACCAACGTAAAAGGATTGCTCTATGTTACCCGTTTCGTTTCGCAGGGAATGATTGCCCGCAAAAAAGGCCATATCGTCAACATCGGCTCCATTGCCGGAAAAGAGGTGTATCCCAACGGAAATGTCTATTGTGCCACCAAGCATGCGGTGGATGCATTGACCAAAGGGATACGTTTTGATCTTCTCCCTTATAATATAAAAGTGACACAGATCTGCCCCGGCGCCGTGGAAACGGAATTCTCCATCGTGCGTTTTCATGGCGATAAGAGTCGGGCCGATAAGGTGTATGAGGGTTATGAATGTTTAGTGGCCGATGATATTGCGGAGTGTATATGGTTTGCTGTTTCACGCCCTCCGCATGTGAATGTCAACGATATGCTGGTGATGCCCACGGCACAGGCTTCTGCTTCTGTTTTTCATAAAATATAA
- a CDS encoding AI-2E family transporter has translation MSIEQEKKEIRYKYILIGFLVFLGLIIFRHTRPYMSGFLGAATLYVLVNGQQKFFTQKLKFKKSISALLIVLEVLFFILIPLTGLTFLVIDTVSGISINPEAILRQFNELVDAMEERLGFNIFTPENLAALPRAGSNILQMLGNSVYSFVINVVVILFVLYYMLFNNNEFETAIREVLPFKEENKQILAEETRMIIQANAVGIPLLAIIQGFFAYMGYLFFGIDSAILYAVLTAFSTILPIVGTMIVWVPLGITLLLAGDYVNGIALLIYGLFIIGGVDNVARFLLQKQLADIHPLITVFGVLIGIPMFGFWGVIFGPLLLSLFILFFNMYRHEYIPGSKAEPRVTTRIKARKVKIPMYDSAKPKKRKGDTPEVN, from the coding sequence ATGTCAATAGAGCAAGAAAAAAAAGAAATACGGTATAAATATATCCTTATCGGGTTTCTCGTCTTTTTGGGACTGATCATTTTCAGGCACACACGTCCCTATATGAGTGGTTTCCTGGGTGCAGCCACCTTGTATGTACTGGTAAACGGGCAACAGAAATTTTTCACACAAAAACTTAAATTCAAAAAGTCGATCAGTGCATTGCTCATCGTGTTGGAGGTACTGTTCTTCATCCTTATCCCCCTTACCGGACTCACTTTTCTGGTAATTGATACGGTTTCAGGAATCTCGATCAATCCCGAAGCAATTCTGAGACAGTTTAACGAATTGGTCGACGCCATGGAAGAAAGGCTTGGTTTTAATATATTCACCCCTGAAAATCTGGCTGCTTTACCGAGAGCCGGATCCAATATTCTGCAAATGCTTGGGAACAGTGTTTATTCATTTGTGATCAATGTAGTGGTGATTCTTTTCGTGTTGTATTACATGCTTTTCAACAATAACGAGTTTGAAACAGCTATCAGGGAAGTGTTGCCATTCAAGGAAGAGAATAAGCAGATCCTGGCAGAAGAGACCCGTATGATTATTCAGGCAAATGCCGTTGGAATCCCACTTCTGGCAATTATCCAGGGATTTTTCGCCTATATGGGCTATCTCTTCTTCGGCATAGACAGTGCGATTCTATATGCCGTTCTTACCGCTTTCTCCACTATACTACCCATTGTAGGTACCATGATTGTCTGGGTTCCATTAGGAATCACCCTGCTGTTAGCCGGCGATTACGTAAACGGTATCGCGTTACTTATCTATGGTCTGTTCATTATTGGAGGTGTTGATAATGTAGCCCGTTTCCTCCTACAAAAACAATTAGCAGATATCCATCCGTTAATCACCGTATTCGGGGTACTTATCGGGATTCCTATGTTCGGGTTTTGGGGAGTTATATTTGGCCCCCTGTTGTTATCGCTTTTCATTCTGTTCTTTAACATGTACCGTCATGAATATATACCGGGATCAAAAGCAGAACCTAGGGTCACTACACGCATAAAAGCAAGGAAAGTGAAAATTCCGATGTATGATTCGGCCAAACCCAAAAAGAGAAAGGGAGATACACCCGAGGTTAATTGA